TAAACAACATTAGACTCAATCTAAAACAAGAAATCACATCATTATGATAACACAGACCTCACCCCTCACTAACGACCTGATGACCGCTGAGCATGTTCGCCAGTATTGGGAAGAGGGTTATACCATCATTCGAAACGTTTTCTCAGAGGCTGAGATTGAACAGATACGCACAAGTTGTGATAAATGGAAGTTTATGGGAGAGCTTTTAGGACGCCATTGGCGCCGCCAGAATACGATCATCTGGGTAGATGAGGACCCAGACGTGGGAAAAACAGTCCGCGGCATGCAATGGCCCTCCTATCACGATGCAGTTATGGATAAATTTCGCACAGACCCACGTCTCCTGATGATAATTGAACCCTTGATCGGCAGCAGTGTTAAACAAATCATTAATCAAGTGCATTGGAAGCGCCCAGGCTCCAAGACCTCATGGGCACTCCATCGCGACGTGCGTAGCAGACAGCCCAGTTCATCATTCAAAGAACT
This genomic window from Opitutales bacterium contains:
- a CDS encoding phytanoyl-CoA dioxygenase family protein, with the translated sequence MITQTSPLTNDLMTAEHVRQYWEEGYTIIRNVFSEAEIEQIRTSCDKWKFMGELLGRHWRRQNTIIWVDEDPDVGKTVRGMQWPSYHDAVMDKFRTDPRLLMIIEPLIGSSVKQIINQVHWKRPGSKTSWALHRDVRSRQPSSSFKELYTSWVQTGIAIDPHMKENGAMQIVPGSHRDIEHDPDDRSAWMAPQYAKDKRIKDVELEPGDVALWSAYTVHGGGFNTTKHLDRRLYINGFITAKNCTRGEWAWREGRTCGLFGEQALIQFEEVDEIRHAFYASELNRKEMIRD